A section of the Schistosoma haematobium chromosome ZW, whole genome shotgun sequence genome encodes:
- a CDS encoding hypothetical protein (EggNog:ENOG410VF98~COG:C), whose amino-acid sequence MGSEQSRPTSTKQKKSSLTWNSQTIVKTSKTSINNIKPRENSIDLLNNQNINDDNINLQNIPEDKSFRQLFSDLELDVLFSTWPLLSQNPIRTGCLIFKNAFEIHPKLSTFFPFGHLSPDVLVDSPDCKRHSAKVMRVINMAVKALEGDSKSLYEELALLGAKHAAINNMKIEYFKIIKEAILMTWGRLIYEEFTDDVRNAWGHVLDEIVGIMGVGCLIFEEEEEKILEEQEKNDNIQEFITSSNDYQQNYKKYNKKIRLSVATVSKEELDQIYPNCK is encoded by the exons atggGTTCAGAACAAAGTCGTCCAACTAGTactaaacaaaaaaaatcaagTTTAACTTGGAATTCACAAACTATCGTAAAAACAAGTAAAActtcaataaacaatataaaaccAAGAGAAAATTCTATAGATCTAttgaataatcaaaatataaatgatgataatataaatttacaaaatataccAGAAGATAAATCATTTCGACAATTATTTTCTGATTTAGAATTGGATGTTTTATTTTCTACATGGCCATTATTATCACAAAATCCAATACGTACTGgttgtttaatatttaaaaatgcaTTTGAAATTCATCCAaaattatcaacattttttcCATTTGG TCATCTTAGTCCTGATGTACTTGTGGATAGTCCAGATTGTAAAAGACATTCAGCCAAAGTTATGAGAGTAATAAACATGGCTGTTAAAGCATTAGAAGGTGATAGTAAGTCATTATATGAAGAATTGGCATTACTTGGAGCAAAACACGCTGctataaataatatgaaaattgaatattttaag ATTATAAAAGAAGCAATTTTAATGACATGGGGACGATTAATTTATGAAGAATTTACTGATGATGTAAGAAATGCATGGGGTCATGTTTTAGATGAAATTGTTGGAATTATGGGTGTTGGTTGTTTAAtatttgaagaagaagaagagaaaatATTAGAAGAACAAGAgaaaaatgataatattcaagaatttattacatcatctaatgattatcaacaaaattataaaaaatataataaaaaaattcgtTTAAGTGTAGCAACTGTTTCTAAAGAAGAATTAGATCAGATTTATCCCAATTgtaaataa